The DNA sequence TGTGTCAGTTCCAAGAAAACACCACTTCAACGGTCTCTTCAATATGCAGGTGTGTTTAATAATTAACAAAAAGGgttttcaacttaaatctcTTCAGCTATAAAGTAACTTAGTCTTCCTTAATTCACAAAGGTACATGTCCTTCTCCAAACCAAACACACACTCAACAGTTTCTCATACCCCCTATTAGGGACTGCTGCTGGTCTCATTAGCTGCAGCTGTACTCTCAGGCAGTCTGGGAGTTGTAGTCTTTAACAGACGGCCATCTTGCTTCAGCCATCTGAGGGCAATGTATCTGCCCTCTAGAACACGCCCTCTCATGATGTCACATACCCCCCTCCACTGCTCTGAGGCTCCTGGTTGGCAGGCCACTGTGAAGAGGGCATCCTTGCGAGAGAGGGCATCAGCATTTCCATGGCATCGTCCAGGCCTGTGGACAACAGAGAAGTTAAAGGCTTGCAGACTTAAAAACCATCTAGTTATTCTGCCATTGCTCTCCTTATTCCGGGCCATCCATTGTAATGGTGCATGGTCTGTCATTAATACAAATTTCCTCCCCAATAGATAGTACTTGAGTGCCTCTAATGCCCATTTAATAGCTAAGCACTCTTTCTCAATTGTGGCATAATTTTTCTCATGCTTTGCCAGTTTCCTACTGATGTAGAGCACAGGATGTTCCTCGCCTTCATGGGTTTGAGAAAGGACTGCTCCTAGACCCACCTCAGAGGCATCAGTCTGCACCAGGAATTCTTTTGTGAAGTCTGGGGATTTCAAAATCGGTCTGGAGCACAACATCCTCTTTAACTGCGAGAAAGCCTCCTCTGCCTCTTTGCTCCACTTTACCATTCTGGAGTGTCTGTTAGTGGTTAGCTCTGTAATGGGTGCAACCAGACTTGAAAAGTTAGGCACAAATCTTCTATAATAATTAGCTAGGCCAAGGAAGGACTTTACCTGTCTTTTGGTTTGTGGCCTAGGCCAGTTCTGAATGGCTCCAACTTTGGCTTCTTGAGGTTGTACTACACCCCTGCCTATTGTATAGCCCAGATATTCAGTTTCACCATAggcaattttacatttttttgggtTTGCAGTCAAGCCCGCCTCTCTGAGAGAATCCAGTACCTTCTGCACCAGTCCAAGATGGCTTTCCCAGTCTGAGCTGTGGATTACCACATCATCTAAATAAGCAGCTGCATACTGCTGGTGGGGTTGAAGGACACGGTTCATGAGCCTTTGGAAAGTGGCTGGAGCCCCATGAAGACCAAAGGGTAAGTGAGTATAATGGTATAGTCCGTCTGGTGTTGCAAAAGCAGTCTTCTCTTTGGAATCTGAAGACAAGGGAACTTGCCAGTAGCCTTTTGTTAGATCTAGTGTTGAGATGAAGCGTGCTTTCCCTAGCCTGTCAATCAATTCATCAATGTGGGGCATAGGGTATGCATCAAACTTTGAGATCTCATTTAACTTCCTAAAATCGTTACAGAATCTTATTGTGCCATCGGGCTTGGGGACCATCACTATAGGGCTCGACCATGCACTCTGTGACTCTTCAATGACCCCTAACCTAAGCATTTCCCTCACTTCTTCCTTAATGGCTTCTCGTCTGGCTTCTGGGATTCTGTAAGGCCGCTGCTGTACAATTTTCCCCGGGACAGTCTGGATCTCATGCTGGATCATTTGAGTATGGCCTGGAACTGGGGAAAAGACATCTTTGTTACGATCCACTAGCTCCAACACTTCCTGTTTTTGTTGTGGGTTCAGATCTGGGCTCACCCGGACTTCTTCTCGTGGTGGGTCACTGGGTTTGCTTGGGGAAAGAGAACACATCATCACTTCTCTAGGGTGCCAACGTTTCAAGAGGTTGACATGGTATATTTGGTCAGGCTTTCTTTTGCCTGTTTGCTTAACCCTGTAATTGACCTCCCCTACCCTCTCTATGACCTCAAAGGGGCCCTGCCAGGTGGCTAGGAACTTACACTCTACTGTGGGCACCAGCACTAACACTCGGTCTCCAGGCTGAAATTCTCTAGGCTGAGCTGGGCGGTTATATATCGCTTGTTGTTCTCGTTGCGCTTTCTCCATATGCTCTCTTACAATAGGGTAAATGGCTGCCATTCTGTCTCTCATTTGCCCAACATGTTCAATGAATGACCTGTGGGGGCAAGGCTGTTCCTCCCATGCTTCTTTTGCTATATCCAGCAGTCCTCTTGGCTTGTATGGGTACAAAAGTTCAAAAGGGGCGAACCCTGTAGAGGCTTGTGGTACTTCTCTAATTGAGAACAACAGATAGGGTAAGAGTTGATCCCAGTTTTTGCCATCTGTGTCAATGGTTTTACGAAGCATTTGCTTGAGGGTCTTATTAAAACGTTCCACAAGGCCGTCTGTCTGTGGGTGGTACACAGAGGTTCTTATTTGCTTTATCTTTAGGAGGGCGCAGAGTTCTTTCATTACACGAGACATGAATGGGGTTCCCTGGTCTGTAAGAATTTCTTTTGGGATACCCACTCTAGTACTAATCAGGAATAACTCTTTGGCAATTTGCTTTGACGTAGCTTTCCTTAATGGCACCGCTTCAGGGTAACGGGTTGCATAGTCTACCATCACCAAAATATATTGGTGACCCCTGCCGCTCCTCGGTAGAGGCCCCACAATGTCCATCCCAATCCTCTCAAAGGGGGTTTCGATGATAGGTAAAGGAATCAAGGGACTACGAAAATTAGGTTTTGGAGCTGACTGCTGACACTCTGGGCAACTACGACAGTAGTTCTCTACTTCCTTATGCACACCAGGCCAAAAGAACCGTTGTAGCACTCTTTCTTTGGTTTTGTC is a window from the Misgurnus anguillicaudatus chromosome 21, ASM2758022v2, whole genome shotgun sequence genome containing:
- the LOC141353129 gene encoding uncharacterized protein, whose product is MKQAQDVSRIRASDFIPKMGECDDVEAYLHAFETTAFREKWPKDQWAKILAPFLSGESQKAFLDLDPTWANNYDSLKKEMLSRSGLTEFGRAQRYHAWCFKKEQPPRTQMHELMRLAKKWLEPGRHSATEVVNSLVMDRFLRALPIEAKRFVCLNNPSSPQELIEEVERYQASAEMLNSRSPTSAQPQQKFFQRTSTPRWPSPQGKRSSQQDLPVESPLYKPRTCYKCGEVGHISWQCNQTDEPMPTAESSSGLKNNLFAALLGNSVFQAMTCPVSVNSQDVEALLDSGSMITLVHQSLVNPKQVSLENPIPVSCVHGDTCTYPTSAVTLVTTRGKYEIRAGVVGSLPVQVLIGRDCPVFHMLWQDVQARRTRETQRPRGKNRQNMLDYASQNVQTLTHHCLPVQTRMNRGNNLEETESASEQADEPPPQPITQSRVQLQTEPEELGASQESNSGPEAPGHQMLTGQYGTAQLNDCTLVNALKNVKVIDGIVQSNLPVVYPHFAIKNGLLYQIKKEGEETIEQLLVPQTHRATVLQLAHTHLLGAHLGVDKTKERVLQRFFWPGVHKEVENYCRSCPECQQSAPKPNFRSPLIPLPIIETPFERIGMDIVGPLPRSGRGHQYILVMVDYATRYPEAVPLRKATSKQIAKELFLISTRVGIPKEILTDQGTPFMSRVMKELCALLKIKQIRTSVYHPQTDGLVERFNKTLKQMLRKTIDTDGKNWDQLLPYLLFSIREVPQASTGFAPFELLYPYKPRGLLDIAKEAWEEQPCPHRSFIEHVGQMRDRMAAIYPIVREHMEKAQREQQAIYNRPAQPREFQPGDRVLVLVPTVECKFLATWQGPFEVIERVGEVNYRVKQTGKRKPDQIYHVNLLKRWHPREVMMCSLSPSKPSDPPREEVRVSPDLNPQQKQEVLELVDRNKDVFSPVPGHTQMIQHEIQTVPGKIVQQRPYRIPEARREAIKEEVREMLRLGVIEESQSAWSSPIVMVPKPDGTIRFCNDFRKLNEISKFDAYPMPHIDELIDRLGKARFISTLDLTKGYWQVPLSSDSKEKTAFATPDGLYHYTHLPFGLHGAPATFQRLMNRVLQPHQQYAAAYLDDVVIHSSDWESHLGLVQKVLDSLREAGLTANPKKCKIAYGETEYLGYTIGRGVVQPQEAKVGAIQNWPRPQTKRQVKSFLGLANYYRRFVPNFSSLVAPITELTTNRHSRMVKWSKEAEEAFSQLKRMLCSRPILKSPDFTKEFLVQTDASEAWTMPWKC